From Acropora muricata isolate sample 2 chromosome 14, ASM3666990v1, whole genome shotgun sequence, one genomic window encodes:
- the LOC136897509 gene encoding trichohyalin-like isoform X3 codes for MEGVISKKEINARTKSRKMMVFDPETGCYRKKSEIDDEEDMKPETESDNVEYLFRLHSEEERGKPEATSKESVRTEHSIIINGKNTSKSPDPPKENFEEDKKKSTKEPSERKRTKRASSDESLEEKIREMEKRRERLLLRGPSFEARESRTESPDKEQVSPRGDPESPRSLGEDGTKRKPSRSERNKRRLTAEKLSKVKSEEDVVDGNQSRSDCEKFQKTEKKEETFIIQLSSTENQIEDKEELVTVQLNRTQDVDEVFIEPEKPVALSVEPEKPAEVLLEQAKPVEAGVVDLMSWDDDSPDGRSSPEKEPLQEFRKRADSSEGETFPKPQQLVEIEAPITVTQKHKEHNEPVNIMDIDNDEGEDSEMSTPIIESISPWDKKSRVSDSADEDRKRREREHEERKRRIEENQRRAAQDKAKKQASVDANEKPKSEEPFREMTMKEKRRSLVDMWESFSEPQTQVISFEDDDLVPLKQNSKVVAQDNNIISFDQPQEEGEGESVVVETKEEMNSNRPAIVERNEKLTEEEQRWEKAENFQPGRLQKTVFHSMVESAPVAEVPTGKPRKGPSRYDWMKGESCEEREALVPTKLKLNLQTDQETKEILRESPVKPSSPQPIQNEMEMKTDDQETESSSEDSESTSESESEGKEERKPRIDSDEYHKLTEEEKKWESTGHFQPKKLNTSLMASFQQAPLNEGVYNPVPKKTQESYRETSWKPRQDTPRDVVSASSKVQRKMIEVEEISPVNEVKAETQPETVSSEEESESDDDIPGWRKVEEQRRQQEREEIERAKQEEKLRMEREAMGKSEEDQSDSSNDEFEAKVRTKEIRRIDPNVLVQFLQGEEKEPEIPVNLRKLKTEQAPVEAPYSDVSAKGEEEAIEGESQERTVEDEYEEKVKNRQIRKLKIDNSPFLQKKEDAGDVRPKSKIVAQKEIVVQNVESNVVESAPPADFDVGDNSDESESESGGGSSSEESESEDEVPEWRKIEERRRQQEKEEIERAKLEEQERREREAMESEKEDTEKIDDEFDAKVRTKEIRKINPNLMFQFMGSAGEKEKPASVKREEKKVDEIQQVENEDSSSSSSSSEDSDTEEEKEKENIVAGEEDEYEMKVKRGQVSRLVLKSSPFMQMNTKDEPQVIQRRTEAKKKIPEPAVLEEELIQVVDDKVVQSETDMLLQEPQDGDEFEVKVKSRLVKKLSQDQFGFLRKKEEEERQKAMEEEKRKAEREEREMLRKEEERRMRLEAEVRAKEAEKIRKEEEIKRKEQEEKTRKEEERRRKIQEAERVRQEEEERARIEEEEEQMRLEEMRKQKLEAKKRFESGVFDEVSVNYTEKDIYNVGRLDSNIFMQFQNSTSEEPKINLKGKNKEKKVEKEKVITEPQTEAVVMTSVDVIETSPYDERFDVGPSEDLEFEEKRKNVGKLDKDWYIKQQQRQAEEQNRRARELEEQRLREEKDEMLRIKQEKSNQKENESAAEPLEKDDSEKATRRLSVDKLSRFENGEPKKSKKKKGKSKKEKKRKSVSSEDDTAFVPVQEDKNMALLREREDSELLHRKEEKRRLSTEVEQYADDKPRSIGKLNHQQFAVFQKDVPNLRQSKNSQQVEEIVKVQSKNDVESVPLNINDALPKEDAEYELKINKCNKLDVEKYFSSRSQEAVEREKRAKKLAEERLRQEQEEQAKLRAEEKKRQMKKQKPIDEDSKEDKEVEKLDINFESYGEDTADKRVSVGRLPEHFRSTFEGDTRKKDKSSSRKKSSKRKGSSSHSKDSQSNSSRTSSCDSLSMASPERDLCGTVSTRESDLLEEKSSDKSLDRRDSCRDVRSEDRPIESQTTEEKPVPKKLDSTMFAAFEKSDRGSEVHVRRAKSEKKARPKSIANVDFENAPPSSTSSKKEKSGRMPRPKSIAY; via the exons ATGGAAGGTGTCATCAGCAAGAAAGAGATAAACGCAAGGACCAAAAGCCGTAAAATGATGGTGTTCGACCCAGAAACCGGGTGTTATAGGAAAAAGTCCGAAATTGACGACGAGGAGGACATGAAACCTGAGACTGAATCCGACAATGTAGAATATCTGTTTCGTCTTCACTCGGAAGAGGAGAGAGGAAAACCCGAAGCAACATCCAAGGAATCAGTAAGGACTGAACACAGCATCATTATAAACGGTAAAAACACATCGAAAAGTCCAGACCCACCGAAGGAAAACTTTGAAGAAGACAAAAAGAAATCTACAAAAGAACCTTCGGAAAGAAAGAGGACGAAACGAGCGTCTTCAGATGAGTCTTTAGAAGAGAAAATACGAGAAATGGAGAAGCGAAGAGAACGACTTTTACTTCGGGGACCGTCATTTGAAGCGAGGGAGAGTCGAACAGAGTCTCCTGACAAAGAGCAAGTCTCTCCACGAGGAGATCCCGAGAGCCCACGAAGCCTAGGCGAAGACGGTACGAAGAGGAAGCCAAGTCGAAGCGAACGAAACAAACGTAGATTAACAGCGGAGAAATTGAGCAAGGTGAAAAGTGAAGAAGACGTAGTGGACGGAAACCAGAGCCGCTCAGATTGCGAAAAG ttCCAAAAGAcagagaagaaagaggaaacTTTCATCATCCAGTTAAGCAGTACCGAAAATCAAATCGAAGACAAGGAGGAACTGGTGACAGTGCAGTTGAATAGAACCCAAGATGTGGATGAAGTGTTCATAGAACCAGAAAAACCGGTTGCGCTGTCCGTGGAACCAGAAAAACCCGCTGAAGTGCTCTTAGAACAAGCAAAGCCGGTTGAAGCAGGTGTGGTAGACTTGATGAGCTGGGATGACGACTCTCCAGATGGCCGATCCTCTCCTGAAAAGGAACCGCTTCAGGAATTTAGAAAGAGAGCGGACAGCAGCGAAGGAGAAACTTTCCCAAAACCTCAGCAGCTTGTAGAGATTGAGGCTCCTATTACAGTTACTCAGAAACACAAAGAACACAATGAGCCTGTGAACATTATGGACATCGATAATGATGAGGGCGAG GATTCTGAAATGTCCACGCCGATTATCGAGTCTATCTCGCCTTGGGACAAGAAATCGCGCGTAAGCGACTCCGCGGATGAAGACAGAAAACGCCGTGAAAGAGAACATGAAGAAAGAAAGCGGAGAATTGAAGAAAACCAGCGCAGAGCTGCTCAAGACAAAGCCAAGAAACAGGCCAGCGTTGACGCAAACGAAAAGCCGAAAAGCGAGGAGCCGTTCCGAGAAATGACGATGAAAGAAAAGCGCCGCTCGTTGGTCGATATGTGGGAATCGTTTAGTGAACCACAAACACAGGTCATTTCTTTTGAAGATGATGATCTGGTACCTCTTAAACAAAATAGCAAAGTAGTGGCACAAGACAACAATATCATATCG TTTGATCAGCCACAGGAAGAAGGCGAAGGGGAAAGCGTGGTGGTCGAAACAAAGGAGGAAATGAACTCAAATCGACCAGCTATTGTGGAAAGGAACGAAAAACTAACCGAAGAAGAACAAAGATGGGAGAAAGCTGAGAACTTTCAGCCAGGACGACTGCAAAAAACCGTGTTTCATAGCATGGTTGAATCGGCTCCAGTGGCTGAGGTACCCACCGGAAAACCTCGGAAAGGACCTAGTCGATATGATTGGATGAAAGGAGAAAGTTGTGAAGAAAGGGAAGCGCTGGTACCGACTAAACTGAAGTTAAACTTGCAGACTGATCAAGAAACCAAAGAAATACTAAG GGAGAGTCCAGTGAAACCAAGTTCCCCACAG CCCATACAAAATGAAATGGAAATGAAGACAGACGACCAAGAAACAGAAAGCAGCAGCGAAGACAGTGAGAGCACAAGCGAGAGCGAGAGCGAAGGCAAAGAGGAGAGAAAACCCCGCATTGACTCAGACGAGTATCACAAGCTGACGGAGGAAGAGAAAAAATGGGAAAGTACTGGCCATTTCCAACCAAAAAAGCTAAATACTTCACTAATGGCGAGTTTTCAACAAGCTCCTCTGAACGAGGGAGTTTACAACCCTGTTCCCAAAAAGACTCAGGAAAGCTATCGTGAAACATCCTGGAAACCCCGCCAGGACACCCCTAGAGATGTGGTGTCAGCATCGAGTAAGGTTcaaaggaaaatgattgaaGTCGAAGAGATAAG CCCTGTTAATGAAGTGAAAGCTGAAACGCAG CCAGAGACAGTTTCCTCTGAAGAAGAGAGTGAAAGCGATGATGACATTCCCGGATGGCGTAAAGTCGAGGAGCAAAGAAGACAGCAAGAACGAGAAGAAATCGAGAGAGCCAAACAAGAGGAGAAACTACGAATGGAAAGAGAAGCCATGGGGAAGAGTGAAGAAGATCAAAGTGATTCAAGCAATGATGAGTTCGAAGCAAAGGTTCGCACTAAAGAGATTCGAAGGATTGATCCCAATGTTTTGGTTCAGTTTTTGCAAGGAGAAGAGAAAGAACCCGAAATACCTGTGAATTTGCGAAAACTGAAAACAGAACAGGCTCCTGTTGAGGCACCATATAGCGATGTAAGTGCGAAAGGGGAGGAGGAAGCCATTGAAGGAGAGAGCCAAGAACGAACTGTAGAAGACGAGTACGAAGAGAAAGTCAAGAACAGACAGATAAGAAAGTTAAAGATCGACAACAGTCCTTTCCTTCAAAAAAAGGAAGATGCTGGCGATGTTCGTCCTAAATCTAAAATTGTTGCACAAAAAGAAATTGTCGTTCAGAATGTGGAAAGCAATGTCGTCGAGTCCGCGCCACCGGCAGATTTTGATGTGGGAGATAATTCTGATGAG TCCGAAAGCGAATCAGGAGGTGGTTCTTCGAGCGAAGAAAGCGAATCAGAAGATGAAGTCCCAGAGTGGCGGAAGATTGAGGAAAGGAGAAGGCAACAGgagaaagaagaaattgaacGAGCAAAGTTGGAGGAACAAGAGCGACGGGAAAGAGAAGCGATGGAATCAGAGAAAGAAGATACTGAGAAAATCGATGATGAATTTGATGCCAAAGTTCGCACTAAAGAGATTAGAAAGATCAATCCAAACTTGATGTTCCAATTTATGGGTTCAGCAGGCGAGAAGGAAAAGCCAGCCAGTGTAAAgagagaagaaaagaaagtagATGAAATTCAGCAAGTGGAAAATGaagattcttcttcttcttcttcatcgagCGAAGATAGTGATActgaagaagagaaagagaaagagaacaTTGTCGCTGGCGAAGAAGATGAATATGAAATGAAGGTAAAAAGAGGGCAGGTTAGCAGGTTGGTGCTCAAAAGTAGTCCTTTCATGCAGATGAATACCAAAGACGAACCTCAAGTGATTCAGAGACGCACTGaagcgaaaaagaaaattccAGAACCAGCTGTCCTAGAAGAAGAACTTATTCAAGTCGTGGATGATAAAGTTGTACAGTCAGAAACCGACATGCTTCTCCAGGAACCTCAAGACGGTGATGAGTTCGAGGTTAAAGTTAAGTCGAGACTTGTGAAAAAATTGAGTCAAGATCAATTTGGTTTCCTTCGAaagaaagaagaggaagaacGGCAAAAGGCCATGGAAGAGGAAAAACGGAAAGCTGAGCGTGAGGAACGCGAGATGTTGAGAAAGGAAGAGGAACGAAGAATGCGATTAGAAGCTGAAGTAAGAGCCAAAGAAGCAGAAAAGATACGCAAAGAAGAGGAGATTAAGAGGAAGgagcaagaggaaaaaactcgAAAGGAAGAGGAGAGGCGTCGTAAGATTCAAGAAGCTGAAAGGGTACGACAAGAGGAGGAGGAAAGAGCACGAatagaagaagaggaagagcaGATGCGATTGGAAGAGATGCGGAAACAGAAACTGGAAGCCAAGAAAAGATTTGAGTCTGGTGTATTCGATGAAGTCTCTGTAAACTACACAGAAAAGGACATCTACAATGTGGGGCGTCTTGATTCCAACATATTTATGCAGTTTCAAAACAGCACATCTGAAGAACCAAAAATCAATTTAAAGGGTAAAAATAAGGAGAAGAAGGTCGAGAAGGAGAAAGTGATAACGGAACCTCAAACAGAGGCTGTGGTGATGACGTCTGTTGATGTAATTGAAACGAGCCCTTACGACGAACGTTTCGACGTAGGACCCTCTGAAGACTTAGAGTTCGAAGAAAAACGTAAAAATGTTGGCAAACTTGACAAGGACTGGTACATAAAGCAGCAGCAGAGGCAAGCGGAAGAACAAAACCGGCGAGCAAGAGAATTAGAGGAACAAAGGTTACGAGAAGAGAAAGATGAAATGTTGAGGATCAAGCAAGAAAAGAGTAACCAGAAAGAGAATGAGTCCGCCGCTGAGCCGCTTGAAAAGGATGATTCTGAAAAAGCAACAAGAAGACTTAGTGTTGACAAATTAAGTCGTTTTGAGAATGGAGAGccaaagaaatcgaaaaaaaagaaaggcaaatctaagaaagaaaaaaagagaaagtcgGTAAGTTCTGAAGATGATACTGCGTTTGTTCCCGTACAGGAAGACAAAAATATGGCACTACTGAGAGAAAGAGAAGATTCAGAACTACTTCATCGCAAGGAAGAAAAACGTCGACTATCGACTGAGGTGGAGCAGTACGCCGACGATAAACCTAGAAGTATAGGAAAGTTAAATCATCAACAATTTGCAGTCTTTCAAAAGGATGTGCCCAACTTGAGGCAAAGCAAAAACTCGCAGCAAGTTGAAGAAATCGTGAAAGTTCAAAGCAAGAATGACGTGGAGAGCGTTCCTCTTAACATTAACGATGCTTTGCCAAAAGAAGACGCCGAGTATGAGCTGAAGATCAACAAGTGCAATAAACTCGACGTAGAAAAATACTTCAGCTCGAGATCACAGGAAGCCGTTGAAAGAGAAAAGCGCGCAAAGAAATTAGCGGAAGAGAGATTGCGTCAAGAACAAGAGGAACAGGCCAAGTTGAGGGCTGAAGAGAAGAAAAGGCaaatgaaaaagcaaaagcCAATAGATGAAGACTCTAAGGAGGATAAGGAGGTAGAAAAATTAGACATCAATTTTGAGAGTTATGGCGAAGATACTGCCGACAAACGAGTGAGTGTTGGCCGTCTGCCAGAGCACTTTCGATCAACTTTCGAAGGTGATACAAGAAAGAAAGATAAATCGAGCTCACGCAAGAAGTCTAGTAAACGTAAAGGTTCCAGTTCACATTCAAAGGATTCCCAATCAAACAGCTCTCGAACTTCGTCATGTGACAGCCTATCAATGGCGTCCCCCGAAAGAGACCTCTGTGGCACAGTCAGCACACGGGAGAGTGACCTATTGGAGGAAAAATCTTCGGATAAATCTTTGGACAG gaGAGATTCCTGTAGGGATGTGCGTTCTGAAGACAGACCCATCGAG TCTCAAACTACAGAAGAAAAGCCTGTACCCAAGAAACTCGATTCAACCATGTTCGCTGCATTTGAAAAAAGCGATCGCGGATCAGAAGTCCATGTACGCCGTGcaaaaagcgagaaaaaggCTAGGCCAAAGAGCATCGCTAATGTGGATTTCGAAAACGCTCCACCTTCGTCTACGTCGTCCAAGAAAGAGAAGTCAGGACGCATGCCCAGACCTAAGAGTATTGCATACTAG